The DNA window ACCAGTTAGATAGGCAAACTAGTATTATTAATTAAAATCCCTGTGGGAAGGTTTTCTTAGTCTCTACAGTCCCAGACTAAGCCAGGGTTAGTTGGTTGataggaacatttttttttttttaatagctttctgTGCACATCTCTACAAATTACTGTGGAGATGATCAGAGCTGAATATCATAGGATGATGACCTCACCTTTCCAACATGCTCCCCCACCCTTTTCAAGTCCCCAAATTACTCTCCTTCTAAGCAGCTTCTCTGCTGAGTAATGCTCAGTTCTCAGGGTTTATTTTGGAGCCTGAATCTAAGAAGACAAAGAGCAACTCAGAATTCGCTTTTAACATTGAAAATACCCTAGTCTACCCACTTAACATTCCTAAAACCCCTATATTCGCATATAACTGTACACTAGATTAAAGCCTACTTTTTCTGCCACATTTATGGGGGCATTTTGGAACTTATTTAAGGTCACTATTTAGTAGTCTCAAAGCCTGGTGAAAGCCAATGGAGTGTGCTGGAGGAGAGCCTTGTGAGATGGGGATTCTATTTTTGGAGGCAGTGGAATGTTCTTTCTGCTCCTCTGGGAACATTTCAACTAATGCTTCTTGCCCCTTCCCTTGGTTAGTAAGCAATAGGGAGGTCGCAAGGAGGTGTAATAGTCTAACTTCAGGGTGTGCATGGGGCACACAGGAAAGATAAAAGGAGTACTCATTAAAACATGGAAAAGTATCTAATCTATTAAAGGATCTTCTTCCAATCTAAACTTTCCTGAAATTTCCAATCCATTTGCTGTTATCATCAGGTGTATTCCAGCACTATCAGAGAAAAGAGATCCTGTTATAGCATAGGAAAAGTAAGAACCCAGGTTTTGTTTTGAAGGAGAGGTAGACTAGAGAGAAATAGATAGGCTGTAAGAGTTATCTGTGGGCTTATAAATGGGAGTGGGAAAGTATTCATTGTAATACATCCAGCAGCTTTggatgttttttgtgtgtgtgcaaagcCCAGCACTTGTGAAGAAGGTGTAAAGTAGACTAGTTTTTACTTGGGGAAACTCTCAGTCCCTTGAAGGAGGTAAGATTATCCTTATATAAGACACATAACGGTGATCTGTAACCCCAAACTGATGCAGTCAGGTAAAACTCTACAGGCATTGTAGGAGATATTGCAATAGGCTAGATGGAGTTAAGTTTAAGGATGTCCTCCTAGAAGAAGTGAGTTTACAGTAGGGTTTAGAAAGCAGGGAGGAAAATAGGAAAATCATGGACACAGAAACCCTTTTCAGAGGTACCATGACCTATTAAGCAGGAAGAAATCAAGGATATGAAATATAGTAAGAAGTCAATGGAGATTCCTCTAGGGACTTGAATGGAGCCTTGAAACTTGGATAGTATTTTAAGATGGAGAGTGTAGAGTTAAGAGACAGGAATAAAAGTATAGCTGTGGCATAAAATGTACTAGGAAGAATGGGGCCAGATTCTGGAAGGCCTTGAAAACCAGACCCAAGCAGTAGGCAGTAAATAAGTTATTCTAAGATGGGGCAGTTAGGAAATGGCAGGAAAAGGTAACAGAGGCAGATTCCTGAAAACTTGTCCTGGTTGGATTATGTACAGAGGCAAATGGGGAAAGGCCATGGGCCACAAAGAGGTGGCTGTAGCATGAATACTGATAATTGGTTTCTTTCCAGGAAGTTATGAGGGACCCTGTGAGTAGCCAGTACAGCTCCTTTCTTTTCTGGAGGATGCCCATTCCAGAATTGGATCTGTCGGAGCTGGAAGGCCTGGGTCTGTCAGATACATCCACCTACAAGATCCAGGACAGCAGCGCTGGCAAAATGACGGGACAAGCAACTGGAGCAGAACAGGAGAAAAACCCAGAAGACGATGCCCTCCTTGAGTACAGCACCTTCAACTTTTGGAGAGCTCCCATTGCCAGCATCCACTCCTTCGAATTGGACTTGCTTTAAGCCCAAGACCTCTCTCTTCCACCACTTTGCCCTCATTGCCTGACCTTAAGACCCCCTTCCTTCCACCCTTTTCCCCTATCAATCTTACTGTCTCCCCCTTACTGTGTTGAGGTGGTGCTGATGAATCTGCCCGAgtttgttttatgtatgtatttatttatttatcttaccAATTTTTCCTCAAAAGTCCTCAAGTCACAAAGTAAAGGGTTCAAGCAATGGAGTATTGGGTCACAGGgattcctcctttccttccccagaCATTAAATCCAGAAAAAAGACTGGTGAGGGCACCACTGAGTTGTATAGCAGTGTAAAATGGAGGACtgatttttaagttcattttattCAGCTTTCAGAGAGTGCTCAAACCTTCCTAATTTCTTGTCCCAAGCCAGGAAACAAGTATTTCTTCAATACTTACAGGTTTCTTACAAAACCCTGTAAAATTTGAGATTATCTGCTATAAAACTGTAGGGTTTCTAAAAGGTTAAGGTAATCCTGCTGCTTCTTGTGATACACTTTTTTCTCAGAGAAATTAGGGGCAGTTAAAGGTATGAAACAAGAGGAAGTAACACAGTGTGGGAGATGATAATAAGAAAAAAGCCCTGAATCATTTCAGAAACAGTTACACTCTCTCAAAAGTTGTTCCTCCTTTAAGCCTACTCAATTTACAGTTTTGCTCCTGTGGGCTGAAAACATTAGCTGAGGAAAATCagatttcaaatcttaaaatgcAATCCTGCTGTTAtgataattttaagattttattcagTCTCTAAAAGGCATAGGCGTGGGCCTTAGTATTTTAGTTTTGCCCTCCTGCATTTAGTGTAGGATACTGATCAAATGGGCCTTGGGCACAGTTCTTCAGCTACCTTGACACTATGAAACGAACAATCAACTCTGACCCTACCCACTCCTCCCCAAATTATTGCTGCTGATTTGTGCTGCCATTTAATCACTTCTTTAATAAAGATATTCAATCCCAGGACTGGATTCTAGTTTTCTCTCTTCACAGGAAGCAGCATAGATCTAAAAAATTAGCTTTGCTTCCATGTTCAGCTTATATGTTTTATCTGATGTGCAACTTTGGGGAAGAAGGATTTAAGTAGCCTTTATACATTATAATGATGAACTTCAGGTTGTACAGATAAGTAACAAGAAAAAGGgtgaaaacaacttaaaaaaaaaaattattttggagaaaGCTGTAACCAACCACTCTTGGGCTTGCCCCCCGACTACCAGTGTATTAGGCAGTAATTCCAGATGCTGCAGAAGGAACCTGTGGCATTAAATCTGCACTTCATTATCTCAGCCTGGGTCCCTAGGAAAACAAATGACTTTAACCCAAATATGTTATATGCTTATACTTACAAGtcacttcattaaaaaaagcTATTTGGGCTAATTTATAAGTAGATTATGAGTACCTACTGTATGAGACAACGAGTCAGACAACAGAAGAGGTTGTAAACAAGGCTGATTTTGACCCTCAAAGCTGTAAATACCAACTTGGGCAGTATGCCAAATAAGTCCTTTGAAGAACATGAACAGATCTACGGAAGTTGAGgaaagggatggattgggagtttgggattagcagatgacAAAttattacatacagaatggataaactaagtcctactgtatagcgcagggaacgaTATTCAATACGTTGTGGTAattcataatagaaaagaatataagcatatatatatatatatatatatatatatatatatatagttacaacagaatcgc is part of the Odocoileus virginianus isolate 20LAN1187 ecotype Illinois chromosome 5, Ovbor_1.2, whole genome shotgun sequence genome and encodes:
- the MLLT11 gene encoding protein AF1q, whose translation is MRDPVSSQYSSFLFWRMPIPELDLSELEGLGLSDTSTYKIQDSSAGKMTGQATGAEQEKNPEDDALLEYSTFNFWRAPIASIHSFELDLL